One segment of Saprospiraceae bacterium DNA contains the following:
- the rplM gene encoding 50S ribosomal protein L13: MDTLSYRTKSVSAEQAERKWYVVDATNQATGRLCAHIASILRGKNKPTFTPHADTGDYVIVINADKVRFTGQKWAQKEYKNYSHHPGGLKITLAEEMLQKHPERIIERAVKGMLPKTKLGNAMIKKLFVYTGNEHPHAAQKPEAIQF; the protein is encoded by the coding sequence ATGGATACGCTGAGCTATCGGACCAAATCCGTCAGTGCGGAACAAGCAGAGCGCAAGTGGTACGTCGTGGATGCCACCAATCAAGCAACAGGCCGCTTGTGCGCCCACATTGCCTCCATCCTGCGCGGCAAAAACAAGCCGACTTTCACGCCACACGCCGACACGGGCGACTACGTCATCGTGATTAACGCCGACAAAGTGCGTTTCACGGGTCAAAAATGGGCACAAAAAGAGTACAAAAACTACTCCCATCACCCCGGCGGCTTGAAAATCACCCTCGCCGAGGAAATGCTGCAAAAACACCCCGAGCGCATCATCGAACGCGCCGTGAAGGGCATGCTGCCCAAAACCAAACTGGGCAACGCGATGATAAAGAAACTCTTTGTGTACACTGGCAACGAGCATCCGCACGCTGCCCAAAAACCAGAGGCAATCCAATTTTGA
- a CDS encoding CBS domain-containing protein → MGWFLLGLLLYFLVLLAERSLVALSSQDAEQLRADDSKAAQRAYALTRDIRPVMAALLLARLLLKLLLSIFLATSLMRSQGAVLYHLSQQWELPGELLWSVSAIAFALTLSTLFWALKSVDNPRFLNGNAIFLMQRLGWFVLFWKKIFSPIIKREKPPSQGTQQPTATDLAATKVMTETSEKRELELLKSIVKFGDVTVKQVMQPRSKVVALDFRTDFHELLATVREAEFSRFPVYHEELDNVTGILYVKDIVPHLDRTADFEWQSLIRTNLLLVPESKRGAELLREFKEQKIHMAVVVDEYGGVSGIVTLEDILEEVTGDIRDEFDEESEVRFRKLDEYNYLFEGQTLLNDVCRIAGLDEKIFDTVRGNADTLAGLVLELKGDIPKSGAEIAWNDLLLTVTAADSRRIEQLKLTLPRLRAANGG, encoded by the coding sequence ATGGGTTGGTTTCTTCTTGGTCTTTTGCTCTACTTCCTCGTCTTGCTCGCCGAACGCTCGTTGGTGGCCCTTTCTTCGCAAGACGCGGAGCAACTGCGAGCCGATGATTCCAAGGCGGCGCAGCGTGCCTACGCACTCACACGCGACATTCGCCCCGTCATGGCTGCGCTGTTGCTGGCTCGCCTCCTTTTGAAATTGCTGCTGAGCATCTTTCTCGCCACCAGTCTTATGCGGTCGCAAGGCGCGGTATTGTATCACCTCTCGCAGCAGTGGGAGCTGCCGGGCGAGTTGCTGTGGTCGGTGTCGGCCATCGCGTTCGCGCTGACGCTGTCCACGCTATTTTGGGCGCTGAAAAGCGTGGACAATCCGCGTTTTCTCAATGGGAACGCCATTTTCCTGATGCAACGACTCGGTTGGTTTGTCTTATTTTGGAAAAAAATTTTTTCACCCATCATCAAACGGGAAAAACCACCCTCGCAGGGAACTCAACAACCCACCGCGACGGATTTGGCCGCCACCAAAGTGATGACCGAAACGAGTGAGAAACGCGAGCTGGAGCTCCTCAAAAGCATCGTCAAATTTGGCGACGTGACGGTAAAGCAAGTCATGCAGCCTCGCTCCAAGGTGGTGGCGCTGGATTTCCGTACCGATTTTCACGAACTCCTCGCCACCGTGCGCGAAGCAGAGTTCTCGCGTTTTCCGGTCTATCACGAAGAGCTGGACAACGTGACAGGCATTTTGTATGTAAAGGACATCGTGCCACATTTGGACAGAACTGCCGATTTTGAGTGGCAATCGCTCATTCGCACCAACTTGTTGCTTGTGCCGGAAAGCAAACGAGGCGCAGAGCTATTGCGAGAATTCAAGGAGCAAAAAATTCACATGGCAGTGGTGGTGGACGAATACGGCGGCGTGTCGGGCATCGTGACGTTGGAGGATATTCTTGAAGAGGTGACTGGCGACATCCGCGACGAATTCGATGAGGAAAGCGAAGTGCGATTCAGAAAACTGGACGAATACAATTATCTTTTTGAAGGCCAAACCTTGCTCAACGACGTGTGCCGCATCGCAGGATTGGACGAAAAAATATTTGACACCGTGCGTGGCAACGCCGACACGCTCGCAGGCCTCGTGCTCGAGCTCAAAGGCGATATTCCCAAGAGCGGCGCAGAGATTGCATGGAACGATTTATTACTCACCGTCACCGCTGCCGACAGTCGGCGCATTGAGCAACTTAAACTTACCTTGCCGCGTTTAAGAGCCGCGAACGGAGGTTAG
- a CDS encoding glycosyltransferase — MRLSVIIVNYNVRHFLEQALLSVRRAVRGIESEVWVVDNNSVDDSVRMVREKFPEVRLLANKDNPGFAVANNQAIRQSTGAYILLLNPDTLVEEDTFHKCLDFMEAHPEAGALGVKLIDGSGKFLPESKRGFPSPWVAFCKTFGLSALFPKSRLFNYYHLGHRGEDETCEVDVLAGAFMFMRRAALDKAGLLDEAFFMYGEDIDLSYRIVQAGYRNYYFPETKIIHYKGESTKKGSLNYVRTFYQAMIIFTRKHFTGRRAGLFIIMLQGAIWLRAGMTLLKNIWSKIRLPLLDALLIYGGLVFLKDFWANYYYKEPDWFKTNVLWFNFPLYILIWLGAVWLNGGYDQRYDLRRLVRGLGIGTLILAAVYGFLDLDYRPSRALVLMGAVWAALATVGVRALTHFIEFRNFRIGRDRVKNLAIVGSAGESARVMGLLNQAGVAKNLIGRVSPTPALNEAREGEGDALDASAASFSKVSEEGALGEVSQLDEIVRIYRVDEVIFCSKNMLAQDIMSWMTRLGPSVAYKIVPEESLSIIGSSSKNEPGELYTIEIRYNIAQPGQRRNKRVFDLMLCGALLVTLPLWLVFSGHRGSFFKNWWPVLLGKKTWVGYAPFAQHDALPPLKSGVFSPLDELEGLKVSDNAGARLNFLFAKDWNVWRDLDIILHTLK; from the coding sequence ATGCGGCTCTCCGTCATCATCGTCAACTACAATGTGCGCCATTTTTTGGAGCAAGCCCTGCTCTCCGTGCGACGTGCCGTGCGTGGCATAGAGAGCGAGGTGTGGGTGGTGGACAACAATTCTGTGGACGACTCGGTGCGCATGGTGCGAGAAAAGTTTCCCGAAGTCCGCCTACTCGCCAACAAGGACAACCCGGGCTTCGCGGTGGCCAACAACCAAGCCATCCGACAAAGCACCGGCGCATACATACTGCTGCTCAACCCCGACACGCTGGTGGAAGAGGATACCTTTCATAAGTGCCTTGATTTCATGGAGGCCCACCCGGAGGCCGGAGCCTTGGGCGTAAAACTGATTGATGGTAGTGGAAAGTTTTTGCCGGAAAGCAAGCGAGGGTTCCCCTCTCCGTGGGTGGCTTTTTGCAAAACCTTCGGCCTCTCGGCGCTTTTTCCGAAAAGCCGATTGTTCAACTATTACCACCTTGGTCATCGGGGCGAGGACGAAACCTGCGAGGTGGATGTGTTGGCGGGAGCCTTCATGTTCATGCGGCGGGCGGCGCTCGACAAGGCTGGCCTGCTCGACGAGGCGTTTTTTATGTACGGCGAAGACATTGATTTGTCGTATCGGATTGTGCAAGCCGGCTACAGGAATTATTATTTTCCCGAAACAAAAATCATCCACTACAAAGGGGAAAGCACTAAAAAAGGCAGCCTCAACTATGTTCGCACCTTCTATCAGGCCATGATTATTTTTACCCGAAAACATTTTACCGGGCGACGGGCGGGGCTGTTTATCATCATGCTCCAAGGAGCGATATGGCTTAGGGCAGGCATGACCCTGCTAAAAAATATCTGGTCGAAAATTCGCCTCCCGCTGCTCGATGCGTTGTTGATTTACGGCGGGCTTGTTTTTCTGAAAGACTTCTGGGCAAATTATTACTACAAAGAACCGGACTGGTTCAAGACCAACGTTTTGTGGTTCAATTTTCCACTTTATATCCTGATTTGGCTCGGCGCTGTATGGCTCAACGGCGGCTACGACCAACGGTACGACCTGCGCCGGTTGGTGCGGGGCCTCGGCATCGGCACGCTGATATTGGCCGCTGTGTATGGTTTTCTCGACCTTGACTACCGACCCTCTCGGGCATTGGTGCTGATGGGGGCGGTATGGGCCGCGTTGGCAACGGTGGGAGTGCGGGCGCTGACACATTTTATTGAATTTCGCAATTTCCGAATCGGGCGCGACCGTGTGAAAAATCTCGCCATCGTCGGCTCGGCGGGGGAAAGCGCGCGGGTGATGGGGCTGTTGAATCAAGCAGGCGTGGCGAAGAATCTTATAGGGCGCGTCAGCCCAACCCCTGCGCTCAACGAGGCAAGGGAAGGGGAGGGTGACGCGCTGGATGCCTCGGCTGCTTCTTTTTCCAAGGTCTCGGAAGAGGGGGCGCTCGGCGAGGTTTCCCAGCTTGATGAAATCGTTCGCATTTATCGGGTGGACGAGGTGATTTTTTGTTCAAAGAATATGCTAGCGCAGGATATCATGTCGTGGATGACGCGGCTAGGGCCTTCGGTCGCCTACAAAATTGTGCCCGAGGAAAGCTTGAGCATCATCGGTAGCAGCAGCAAAAACGAGCCGGGAGAGCTTTACACCATTGAAATTAGGTACAACATAGCGCAGCCGGGGCAGCGCCGCAACAAACGAGTGTTTGACCTGATGCTGTGCGGCGCTTTGTTGGTCACGCTTCCCCTGTGGCTTGTTTTTTCCGGCCATCGCGGCTCGTTTTTCAAAAATTGGTGGCCCGTCCTATTGGGCAAAAAAACTTGGGTAGGGTATGCCCCATTTGCTCAACACGATGCGCTGCCTCCCTTGAAGTCGGGCGTGTTTTCGCCGTTGGATGAATTGGAAGGCTTGAAAGTCAGCGACAACGCAGGGGCGCGGCTCAATTTTCTTTTCGCCAAGGACTGGAATGTTTGGAGGGATTTGGACATTATTTTACATACGCTCAAATAG
- a CDS encoding T9SS type A sorting domain-containing protein produces the protein MRKTILLLQLFFSLSLNAQVEFAPLGAVWHYDFYPIGPPIVSTYVKVEVTGLGFIQGKLCKRVVSAHSGCADAWGEVYMYEEAGKVYRLLNGQFQLFIDFNAGPGEGWSVVTNAPYGNDTLMVQVDSVSYVTYDGMQLKVQHVSYPNLAIGEPNGSIMEWGHTFTERLGNSQYMYPQVGVCDPPVFGIRCYEDSEINQSFVSFPCDTTTFYSSVTDIEVLARSGLLFPNPAHTSVSVTSEVDADEAVFQNLIGVAPVRRRLGQSMEIEIAGLEAGLYFVYLYRGKRLVGIDKLVISKR, from the coding sequence ATGCGCAAAACAATCTTACTGTTGCAGCTATTCTTTTCCCTTTCTCTAAATGCACAAGTAGAATTTGCGCCGTTAGGTGCTGTTTGGCACTACGATTTTTATCCAATAGGCCCACCCATTGTTTCCACTTATGTAAAAGTTGAGGTGACTGGTTTGGGCTTCATTCAGGGCAAGCTTTGCAAACGGGTAGTCAGTGCTCATTCTGGCTGCGCCGATGCGTGGGGAGAGGTTTATATGTATGAAGAGGCTGGTAAAGTGTATCGGCTGCTCAATGGGCAATTTCAGCTTTTTATTGACTTCAATGCCGGGCCGGGAGAAGGCTGGTCGGTCGTGACCAACGCGCCTTACGGCAACGACACCCTCATGGTTCAAGTAGATTCCGTGTCGTACGTCACTTACGACGGGATGCAATTGAAAGTGCAGCATGTGTCCTATCCGAACCTTGCCATCGGGGAGCCTAACGGAAGCATCATGGAGTGGGGGCATACTTTCACCGAGCGGCTTGGCAACAGTCAATATATGTACCCGCAGGTGGGGGTGTGCGACCCTCCTGTTTTTGGCATTAGGTGTTATGAGGATAGCGAAATCAATCAATCGTTTGTTTCTTTTCCCTGTGACACGACTACTTTCTACTCAAGCGTGACGGACATAGAAGTGCTTGCGCGCAGTGGCCTGCTGTTTCCGAACCCTGCCCACACAAGTGTCTCTGTCACATCCGAGGTGGATGCGGATGAAGCGGTTTTTCAAAATTTGATAGGTGTGGCACCTGTCCGCCGTCGGCTCGGCCAGTCTATGGAGATAGAAATAGCCGGTTTGGAAGCGGGGCTTTATTTCGTCTATCTATATCGGGGCAAAAGATTGGTCGGGATCGACAAGCTGGTCATATCGAAGCGCTGA
- a CDS encoding LptF/LptG family permease, whose product MKIFPDTFKNFPKIKVLDAYLAKKYYSTLFFSLLICSLISVAIDFSDKVKSFIEKPCTVKEIVLDYYPGFVMHMSGLLMPMYTLIAVVFFTSRLAFNSEILSILNAGVSFQRLLRPYLIVGGTIAALHLALNHFIIPEFNKSRLKFERTYVWTTGQDKGKTSNVHFLVSPDTKVFVRGYNKNSKTASGLRLEKFEGSRIVSILEADNASWKEDSNRWQLNNYSVRTFDGLREGYKRYNEPLDTAINLTPQDFTWYHNQNEEMTSAELREAIARDRSRGLSNVKRYAVEMHRRTADAFTNIILTVIGLAVAGRKVRGGMGLHLAIGIGIGAGFILLSKFAISFATSGSMPIMLGIWIPNLVFLAVAVWLASKAQK is encoded by the coding sequence ATGAAGATTTTCCCCGACACATTCAAGAATTTCCCGAAAATCAAGGTGCTGGATGCATACCTTGCCAAAAAGTACTATTCCACCCTGTTTTTTTCCTTGCTGATTTGCTCGCTCATATCGGTAGCCATTGATTTCAGCGACAAGGTCAAGAGCTTCATTGAAAAACCTTGCACCGTCAAGGAAATCGTGCTCGACTATTATCCCGGTTTCGTGATGCACATGTCGGGTCTTTTGATGCCGATGTACACGCTCATTGCGGTGGTCTTTTTCACCTCGCGGCTAGCTTTCAACTCGGAAATACTCTCCATCCTCAATGCAGGGGTGAGCTTTCAGCGCCTCTTGCGCCCTTATCTCATCGTGGGAGGAACGATAGCGGCGCTGCATCTGGCACTCAATCATTTCATCATTCCAGAGTTCAACAAATCGAGGTTGAAATTCGAGCGCACTTACGTCTGGACGACTGGACAGGACAAAGGGAAAACATCCAACGTTCATTTTCTGGTGTCGCCCGACACTAAGGTCTTCGTGAGAGGATACAACAAAAACAGCAAGACTGCCAGCGGGCTGAGGCTCGAAAAATTTGAAGGAAGCCGCATCGTCAGTATTTTGGAAGCCGACAACGCCAGTTGGAAAGAGGACTCCAACCGCTGGCAACTCAACAACTACAGCGTCCGCACGTTCGATGGCTTGCGCGAAGGCTACAAAAGATACAACGAACCCCTTGACACGGCCATCAACCTCACCCCTCAGGATTTCACTTGGTATCACAACCAAAACGAGGAAATGACCAGCGCCGAATTGCGAGAAGCCATAGCACGCGACCGTAGCCGGGGGCTTTCCAACGTGAAACGATACGCCGTGGAAATGCACCGCCGAACCGCCGACGCTTTCACCAACATCATCCTTACCGTCATCGGGCTGGCAGTGGCTGGCCGCAAAGTGCGCGGCGGCATGGGATTGCATTTGGCTATAGGCATTGGCATCGGGGCGGGCTTCATCTTGTTGTCCAAGTTTGCCATCTCCTTCGCCACCAGCGGCTCCATGCCGATTATGCTGGGTATATGGATACCCAACCTTGTGTTTTTGGCCGTTGCCGTTTGGCTGGCGAGCAAGGCACAAAAGTGA
- the rpsI gene encoding 30S ribosomal protein S9, with protein sequence MEMINAVGRRKTAVARVYLMKGEGNITVNGKDYREYFPQIHVQHNVKDPFVVVGAENIYDLKVNVRGGGYKGQAEAVRMGVSRALVKLNEEFRKPLKAKKFLTRDSRAVERKKYGKPKARKRFQFSKR encoded by the coding sequence ATGGAAATGATAAATGCTGTCGGGCGTCGTAAAACAGCTGTCGCTCGCGTCTATCTAATGAAAGGGGAGGGCAACATCACGGTGAACGGCAAAGATTACCGCGAGTACTTTCCCCAAATCCACGTCCAGCACAACGTGAAAGACCCCTTCGTGGTGGTGGGAGCCGAAAACATCTACGACCTCAAAGTGAACGTGCGCGGCGGTGGCTACAAGGGTCAAGCCGAGGCCGTCCGGATGGGTGTGAGCCGCGCTTTGGTGAAGCTCAACGAAGAGTTCCGCAAGCCACTCAAAGCCAAGAAGTTCCTTACCCGCGACAGCCGCGCCGTCGAACGCAAGAAGTACGGCAAGCCAAAAGCGCGCAAACGCTTCCAGTTCTCCAAACGCTGA
- a CDS encoding elongation factor Ts — METVKIAVADIQKLREITGAGMMDCKKALEEAGGDFENAQDWLRKKGIAKAAKREDREAKEGVVVAKTNDSQTRGVVVALNCETDFVARNDNFIALTNKIADIALEKFPASLDELLALPFEGGVTIGEKVGEQNGIVGEKIELSRYERIEAPAVLTYNHSNNKRSVLVALSLAGQDEAGRNVAMQIAAMNPVSVGKDDIDPKIVEKEIEIGKELARNEGKAEDMLEKIALGRLNKFYQESTLLSQKYVKGAGETVDQYLKSLNKDLTVQSFKHISL; from the coding sequence ATGGAAACGGTAAAAATAGCGGTCGCCGACATTCAAAAACTTCGTGAAATCACCGGAGCTGGCATGATGGATTGCAAAAAAGCCCTTGAAGAAGCTGGCGGCGATTTTGAGAACGCTCAGGACTGGCTTCGCAAAAAAGGCATAGCCAAAGCCGCCAAGCGTGAAGATAGAGAAGCCAAAGAAGGCGTGGTGGTCGCCAAGACCAACGACAGCCAAACACGCGGCGTGGTCGTGGCGCTCAACTGCGAAACCGACTTCGTGGCACGCAACGACAACTTCATCGCACTGACCAATAAAATTGCCGACATCGCGCTCGAAAAGTTTCCCGCCTCGCTTGACGAACTGCTGGCCCTTCCCTTTGAGGGCGGTGTCACCATCGGCGAAAAAGTGGGAGAGCAAAACGGTATCGTCGGCGAAAAAATCGAGCTTAGCCGCTACGAGCGCATCGAGGCACCTGCCGTGCTTACCTACAATCACTCGAACAACAAACGTTCCGTGTTGGTCGCACTCAGCCTTGCCGGTCAGGACGAAGCTGGCCGCAACGTTGCCATGCAAATTGCCGCGATGAACCCGGTGTCGGTCGGCAAAGACGACATTGACCCGAAAATCGTGGAAAAAGAAATCGAAATCGGCAAAGAACTCGCTCGCAACGAAGGCAAAGCCGAAGATATGCTCGAGAAAATCGCATTGGGCCGTCTCAACAAATTCTACCAAGAAAGCACATTGCTGAGCCAAAAATATGTGAAGGGCGCGGGCGAAACCGTTGACCAGTACCTGAAATCTCTGAACAAAGATTTGACGGTGCAATCCTTCAAGCACATCTCGCTCTAA
- the rpsB gene encoding 30S ribosomal protein S2 yields MQKPTYKELLDAGCHFGHLRKKWNPKMTPYIFMEHKGIHIIDLNRTADMLERAAIAMKAMAKSGKKIMFVATKKQARDIVQKAAESVGMPFVTERWLGGLMTNFATIRKSVKKMQGIERMLADTTLTSITKKERLTLSREHAKMVKHFGGIEQLNRLPSAVFIVDIHHEHLALAEARKLGVKTFGMVDTNSDPTLVDFPIPSNDDASKAIAFVTNYLTEAIREGLEERKAVKSEEKEVAEA; encoded by the coding sequence ATGCAAAAGCCCACCTATAAAGAATTGCTCGATGCAGGCTGCCACTTCGGCCACCTGCGTAAAAAGTGGAACCCGAAGATGACTCCTTACATCTTCATGGAACACAAAGGCATCCACATCATTGACCTGAACCGCACGGCTGACATGCTCGAACGCGCCGCCATCGCTATGAAAGCAATGGCCAAGAGCGGCAAGAAAATCATGTTCGTCGCCACCAAGAAACAGGCTCGCGACATCGTGCAGAAAGCCGCTGAAAGCGTCGGGATGCCTTTCGTCACCGAGCGTTGGCTCGGCGGCCTGATGACCAACTTCGCCACCATCCGCAAGTCGGTGAAAAAAATGCAGGGCATCGAGCGTATGTTGGCCGACACCACCCTCACCAGCATCACCAAAAAAGAACGCCTCACGCTCAGCCGCGAACACGCCAAAATGGTCAAACACTTTGGCGGTATCGAGCAACTCAACCGCCTGCCCTCGGCAGTGTTCATCGTGGACATCCACCACGAACACCTCGCCTTGGCCGAAGCCCGCAAATTGGGTGTCAAGACTTTTGGCATGGTGGACACCAACTCCGACCCGACCTTGGTGGATTTCCCAATCCCCAGCAACGACGACGCTTCCAAAGCCATCGCTTTCGTGACGAACTATCTGACCGAGGCGATTCGTGAAGGCCTGGAAGAACGCAAAGCCGTCAAGAGTGAGGAAAAAGAAGTCGCAGAAGCATGA
- a CDS encoding single-stranded DNA-binding protein, protein MINKVTLIGNLGGDPEVRTLENGTKVGRFSLATNENYKDKDGNWQKQTEWHNVVVWRDLAERAEKFLKKGMQVFVEGKISYRKYTTQEGQDRYVTDIVANQIRMLEKQEGGAGGGSDFRIPTSEHSMSRNTEVSTTPTAADPAPPLPTEGDDLPF, encoded by the coding sequence ATGATCAACAAAGTCACCCTCATCGGCAACCTCGGAGGAGACCCCGAGGTGCGCACCCTCGAAAACGGGACCAAAGTGGGCCGCTTCTCTCTTGCCACCAACGAAAACTACAAAGACAAGGACGGCAACTGGCAAAAGCAGACCGAGTGGCACAACGTGGTCGTGTGGCGCGACCTCGCCGAGCGTGCCGAGAAATTCCTCAAAAAGGGAATGCAAGTATTTGTGGAAGGCAAAATCTCCTACCGCAAATACACCACGCAAGAAGGCCAAGACCGCTATGTGACGGATATCGTGGCCAATCAAATCCGCATGCTTGAAAAACAAGAGGGCGGCGCAGGAGGCGGCAGCGACTTCCGCATCCCTACTTCCGAGCACTCCATGAGTCGCAACACGGAAGTCTCCACCACGCCCACAGCGGCAGACCCGGCCCCGCCATTACCTACCGAAGGCGACGATTTGCCGTTCTGA
- a CDS encoding histidine kinase codes for MFRSYPVVLAWRVALLTLLIAGAAFFIAQQEKGWFLPFALSALAALVAAFSLFRYVNDTNRRLARFFESVRYSDFAIRFSSGKEKGDSFAEVNRQFNEVLEAFRQTRAEKEANLLFLNTIVQHLSTGLLAFDTHMNVLISNNAALQLLGVYRLHHLNDLPERHKSLAQFVQKLNTKGKILYQPETGQQLSVQGVSVNLQGRAVRLLTLQNIHPELQRKEVDAWRNLTRVLRHEIMNSVTPIVSLVETAQDIVEHDMPNHPAAGDLAEALEVVAARSRGLVQFVEAYRSYTSIPQPRLADISAKSLLDRVVAMMVADDKNTSIHIETSTHPENLQLRADAGQLEMVLLNLVKNACEAITQQRANPPLSEQEANHSQSEGEQRIVLRASADTKGRPFIEVEDTGPGIPPELLEEIFIPFFTTKPTGTGVGLSISRQIMQLHGGDIRASSSSGGGARFVLEF; via the coding sequence ATGTTCCGCTCGTATCCCGTCGTTTTGGCTTGGCGCGTTGCCCTCCTGACGCTGCTTATCGCAGGGGCGGCCTTCTTCATCGCGCAGCAAGAGAAAGGCTGGTTTTTGCCCTTCGCCCTATCGGCACTTGCAGCCTTAGTAGCGGCCTTCAGCCTCTTTCGATATGTCAACGACACCAACCGCCGCCTCGCTCGTTTCTTCGAAAGTGTGCGATATTCCGACTTTGCCATTCGCTTTTCCTCGGGAAAAGAAAAGGGTGATTCGTTTGCGGAAGTCAACAGGCAATTCAACGAAGTACTCGAAGCCTTCCGCCAGACGAGGGCTGAAAAAGAGGCCAACCTGCTGTTTTTGAACACCATAGTCCAACACCTCAGCACAGGGCTGCTTGCTTTCGATACGCACATGAATGTGCTTATCAGCAACAACGCCGCGTTGCAGCTACTCGGCGTGTATCGCTTGCACCACCTCAACGACCTGCCAGAGCGACACAAATCGCTGGCGCAATTTGTCCAAAAACTCAACACCAAAGGGAAAATACTATATCAGCCCGAAACAGGCCAACAGCTCTCGGTGCAAGGCGTGAGCGTCAACCTGCAAGGCCGCGCGGTCCGCCTGCTCACACTCCAAAACATACACCCTGAGCTCCAACGGAAGGAAGTGGACGCTTGGCGCAACCTAACCCGCGTGCTTCGCCACGAAATCATGAATTCCGTCACGCCCATTGTCTCATTGGTGGAAACGGCGCAAGACATCGTCGAGCACGATATGCCCAACCACCCCGCCGCCGGCGACCTCGCCGAAGCCCTCGAGGTAGTGGCCGCCCGAAGCCGGGGCTTGGTCCAATTTGTGGAAGCCTACCGAAGTTACACATCCATCCCTCAACCACGACTGGCCGATATCTCGGCAAAAAGCCTGCTCGACCGCGTGGTCGCCATGATGGTGGCCGACGACAAAAACACAAGCATCCACATCGAAACCTCAACCCACCCCGAAAACCTTCAATTGCGAGCCGATGCCGGTCAATTGGAAATGGTGTTGCTCAATTTAGTCAAAAACGCCTGCGAGGCGATTACCCAACAACGAGCCAACCCACCTCTATCCGAACAAGAGGCCAATCACAGCCAGTCAGAAGGCGAGCAGCGTATCGTGCTCCGCGCCAGCGCCGATACCAAAGGCCGCCCCTTCATCGAAGTAGAGGACACAGGCCCCGGCATACCACCCGAACTGCTGGAAGAAATTTTCATCCCGTTCTTCACCACCAAGCCTACCGGCACAGGTGTCGGCCTCAGCATTTCGCGTCAAATCATGCAGCTGCACGGGGGCGACATTCGGGCCAGCTCCTCATCAGGTGGCGGTGCGCGGTTTGTTTTGGAGTTTTGA